Within the Portunus trituberculatus isolate SZX2019 chromosome 26, ASM1759143v1, whole genome shotgun sequence genome, the region tgtgtgtgtgtgtgtgtttgtttatattagaGATGATCTTAAAGTGACCCCAGTGAATGTCAATACTGAGAGACATGAACGaggatttatttatatatttctttgaaGTCGTCACCACAATAAAACATGCCTGCCGTTTGTttgaattaatttattttgaaaGGAGATTAACTTTTGCAGAGGGTGTTTGAGCCGTCACCCAGTCCGTCAGCCAAATCCTTCACTACATTGCAAAGTTAGAGAGTGTGTTTTTTGACGTGACAAGGCAACTAATGTCCTTCTGTCAGCCAAATCCTTCACTACATTGCAAAGTTAGAGAGTGTGTTTTTTGACGTGACAAGGCAACTAATGTCCTTCTGTCAGCCAAATCCTTCACTACATTGCAAAGTTAGAGAGTGTGTTTTTTGACGTGACAAGGCAACTAATGTCCTTCTGTCAGCCAAATCCTTCACTACATTGCAAAGTTAGAGAGTGTGTTTTGACGTGACAAGGCAACTAATGTCCTTCTGTCAGCCAAATCCTTCACTACATTGCAAAGTTAGAGAGTGTGTTTTTTGACGTGACAAGGCAACTAATGTCCTTCTGTCAGCCAAATCCTTCACTACATTGCAAAGTTAGAGAGTGTGTTTTTTGACGTGACAAGGCAACTAATGTCCTTCTGTCAGCCAAATCCTTCACTACATTGCAAATTTATTAGTGTATATTTATTCCAAGCGTGTGTTTTAATGCCCTTCTGTCATCCAAACTCTCcaagtgtgtgttttaatgtctCTCTGTCATTCAAGCTCTTCcaagtgtgtgttttaatgtccAAAGCTCTTCCATGCAAATATCAAACAAATACTTTTTAAAACACTAATTGATACAGTTCATTGATAACCCATGACaacagctcctcctcctgctcctctcctcctcctcctcctcctcctcctcctcctcctccagctactCTCCTTCACACTCCAGTTATCCATAGGCCTGATACGACCCCATTAAGAGGATTTTTAAAGGGTTaaatggggttatttttgtggtACCTTCAAATGAgaaagccctacctacacttagcccgtggacaggattcgaaccagtgtgCTCGGGGATCCCTCGGACAATAAGGCATGCAGGATTCTATAGGATTATATTTTTAAAGAATCCTAACCTTGAATTAATTAGGTAATATTTCTGCAATATATTCCATCCACTTTTCCACAATTTCATCCACTTTCACACCCTTATATCcacctaaatctctctctctctctctctctctctctctctctctctctctctctcacctctccctcctcgcaGCAAGGTCCACCAGCAGAGCCTTCCACCTCTTCACAAGTCCATCCACTTTCTCCTGGATCTTCCGCCCTTCTTCCACTGGCAGGCCTTCCACCACCTCCCGGCCCAACGCCTGAACCGCCTGGCTGggtctgtggaggaggaggaggaggaggaggaggaggaggaggaggaggaggaggaggatgtggatgtggaggggaaggaggaggaggaggaggtggaggaggaggagaggaggaggaggaggtggatgtggaggaaaaggaggaggatgtggaggaggaggtggtggaggatgatgtggaggtggaggaggatgtggaggatgtggaggaaggaggaggatgtggaggaggaggtggaggatgtggaggaaatggaggaggatgtggaggaaggaggaggtgaaggaggaggaggaggatgtggaggaggaggaggaggaggaggaggaggaggaggaggagattagcaaaaattattacatttatttattaaaaaacacacaaacagagagagagagagagagagagagagagagagagagagagagagagagagagagagagagagagagagagagagagagtaaacaaacacataaataacaacCTATGCTTTAAAGTGACttgcttctccatctccttctgtgTGGACTTTGCTTCCaccagtgtctgtctgtccgtacgTCCAGCCGTCTCCCTGATCCGCTCCTCTGCTCCACCTATCCACACAGAGAATTCATCCACCATCTTGTGCAGGCTCATCCACTTCTCAGAGCACTCCACCCATCGCCCGTGTTTGTCCGTCTGGCTGCGGTTCACCTGTGGATATGTGGATCAAGTGGAGTAGGTGGAATTTTAGTGGATTTAGGtggattttgtgtgtttttggtgttttttgatgtttttaagtGGATTTAGGTggattttgctgttttttttaggtgtttttggtgtttttaagtggATTTTTGTGGATTTTGTGGATTTTGGTGGATTAAAGTGGATTCAAGTTGGATTAAGTGGATCAGAAGTGGATTACAGGCtgattattctttcttcttcttccttttttttttcctcctcctcctcctcctcctcctcctcctcctcctcctcctcctcctcctccacctcctcctcctcctccacttacctgAGCCCACTCCTCCCTCAGCTTGTCTCCAGCCTTCCGCAcagcctcctcttccacccctcCTCCACTTAGTCTCCTtcgctcctcctccacttcatccaCCTGAGGCTTGAGTTCTGCCAGCtgctccttcaccctctgtgtGGATTAAAAGTGGATTAAAAGTGGATCAAAGTGGATAAaaagtggataagtggataaaaagctcctcctcctcctcctcctctcctcctccttcttcttctcctcctcctcctcctcctccttcttctcctcctccttcttctcctcctccttcttcttcttcttctcctcctcctcctctttcttctcctcttcctacctcctcctcctcctcctcctcctcctcctcctcctaccttgagctcctcctcctgtgccttGAGGTTGTGgtagggggtgggggaggtgaGGGTTGGCGCCCCCAGCACCCTCGCTGTGGCCGCCACGCCCTCACGCAGCTGCCCTATGGTGGCCAgcagggcggtggtggtggtggtggtggtggtggtggtggtggtggtcttgcttTCCTgtgggatagtagtagtagtagtagtagtagtagtagtagtagtagtagtagtagtagtagtagtagtagtcccttAAGGGCAGACCACTGGGCCCTAAAATCATTCACACccataatcttcctcctcctcctcctcctcctcctcctcctcctcctcctcctcctcctcctccttttcctacctcCACCAgtcttgaaaacacacacacacacacacacacacatcctttcttccttccctcctcctcctcctcctcctcctcctcctcctcctcctcctcctcctcctcctcctcctcctcctcctcctcctcctctcctcctcctgtcctacCTCCACGAGTCCCTTAAGGGCCGACCACTGCGCCCTAAGGTCATTGACAGCCACTCTGATGTTGTGAGCGCGTTGGACATCCACCATATGAGTTTCCAAGGTCAGTGTGTCGCCCTGGGAGATTAAGGTCGCTACATCAggctccaccgccaccaccgcccccTCCACTGCCTGTAATGGTAAGGAGAAGGTCAgggaaggtcaggtaaggtcaggtaaaggTCAAAAAGGTCAAGAATGTCAGGTTAAGGTGGATTAGAGGTCAAGAAAAGGTCAGGTAAAGGTCAAAAAGCTCAAGAATGTCAGGTTAAGGTGGATTAGAGGTCAAGAAAAGGTCAGGTAAAGGTCAAAAAGGTCAAGAATGTCAGGTTAAGGTGGATTAGAGGTCAAGAAAAGGTCAGGGAAGGTCAGGATTATGATATTGGCTGGATTACAGGTCAGGGAAGGTCAGGGAAGGTTAGGAAAGGTCATGGAAGGTCAGGATTATGGTATTAGGTGAATTAAAGGTCACGGAAGGTCAAGGAAGTTCAGGGAAGGTCAAAAGGTCAAGATTAAGAAGCTATTAGGTGGATTATAGGTCAGAGAAGGTCAATGAAGTTCAGAAAAGGTCACGGAAGGTCAAGGAAGTTCAGAAAAGGTCACGGAAGGTCAAGAAAGTTCAGGAAAGGTCACGGAAGGTCAAGAAAGTTCACGAAAGGTCACGGAAGGTCAAGAAAGTTCAGGAAAGGTCACGGAAGGTCAAGAAAGTTCAGGAAAGGTCACGGAAGGTCAAGGAAGTTCAGAAAAGGTCAGGAAGGTCAGGAAGTTCAGGAAAGGTCACGGAAGGTCAAAGTAGTTCAGAAAAGGTCAGGGAAGGTCAGAGAAGTTCAGGAAAGGTCAGGAAAGGTCACGGAAGGTCAAGGAAGTTCAGAAAAGGTCACGGAAAAGGTCAAGGAAGTTCAGAAAAGGTCAGGAAAGGTCAGAGAAGGTCAAGTTAGGTGATCGTGGGTTACCTCCAGTCTGTGGCGGGCTGTGGGGTGTGGCGGGGGTGTGCGGGCCTGGGCTGTGAGTGCTGTGACCTTGTCCGACATTAGGCTGACCTCTCGCAAGTAatcctccacctcatcctgcgcacacacacacacacacacacacacacacacacacacacacacacacacacacacacacacacacacacgcaaggggaaaaatatatcaGTTTTCAAGGTGAATttaaatattactactactactactactactactaccactactactaccaccactgctactactactactactactactactattctcagAAATccataaacatttccactttcaacaaaaataataataataataataataataataataataataataataataataataatagtcatacCTTTTCTGGTGGTggtccagtagtagtagtagcagtagtagtagtaatagtagtagtagtaattttgctTCCAGtcatctcctcctgcttctaagagagagaaagagagagagagtgagtgagagagagagagagagagagagagagagagagagagagagagagagagagagagagagagagagagagagagagagagagagagagagagagagagagagagagagaaaatcttagaaaaggaaagaaaaatgtgtgtgtgtgtgtgtgtgtgtgtgtgtgtgtgtgtgtgtgtgtgtgtgtgtgtgtgtgtgtgtgtgtgtgtgtgtgtgtgtgtgtgtgtgtgtgtgtgtgtgtgtgtgtgtgtgttagatcagCACTATAGAAGgcaagataaacaaaacatgaagcAAATTTCActaaaaagcagagagagagagagagagagagagagaaaacttacacaaaaacactcaaaaatgccataaaaaaacaccaaaacacacacacacacacacacacacatgcagtgaGATTTCTTTCCATCACCAAGCGTTAAAGTgccacaaaacaccccatagTGCCAAGCCATGCAGTGCTGGGGGGGTGGAGGCGGTGCGTGGGTGCCGGGGGTGTGGCACTATCCCTGTGTGGCATTAAGGCAGCGGCCCTTACCTCCAACAGCGCCTgaatcgcctcctcctccagtgtcaGATCCTCGTCAGTTGTGTCTTCATTCGTGTAATCTTCGCCTTCTGTTTCGCTAAATATCACGTCCCCTTCGCTTCCCTCGGTCGTGGCACTTACTCCACTGAGGCGCGGGTCCCTCCCCACCCCTACCGAGCCCCCGAAATCCCCTGGGGAGTCCTGGCGGGCGTAGGAGTCAAGGATTTCAACGGAGGAGTGAAGGACCTCCATCGACGTCGACACTTCGTCAGAACACAGACTTTCCACCATTTCCACAGACGCGTCGTAgtcaggggaggaaggggaggtggatggGGGGCTACTGGAGCTTTCCCTGGGGTCTTCCTGTGGCCTAGGACCCCTGGAAGACCCCCTCCGCCCACTCAAAACCACTACAAACCCTGAAATATCCTCAGGGGTCACCGGGCTGTTTCTCTCCAGTTTCTCCTCCGAAGGGGTGAATGTTGTGACGTccgggggtgtttggggtgactGGGATGTTGGACGGTCAGCCACACCTGTGTCCTCACCCCTACAAGTCCCCAAGGGGTGTTTCCCAGCCTGTGTCACCCCTGCGGAGTCATCTCGAGGAATGTTATCTTGTGTCATGTTCGTCATTCTCTGTTGCCTCCCACGTTCCTCCCAAGGGGTGATGGTGACCTCTGTCCATCCGGAAGACTCTCTCAGGGTCATGTGCATCTCCCCACCCCCCAGGACCTCCTCCCCAGGGGTCCTAGTAGGCGTCAAAGGTCCCTGAACTTCTGCAATCctgtgttttgtctctctctctgtttttgtggtagtgatggtggtggcggaggtggtggtttgctgtggtgctgtgggctgtggtggtgttgtaggctgctgtggtggtgtgggaggctctagtggtgctgtggtggcctCTTGCGGTGCTGTAGTGACTTGTATTGGTGATGAATCAAGCTGTGTCACCTTTATGTCCTTAATCTGTAGCTTGCAGGGgcgctgtggtggtgctggtgttgtctGTGGCTCTGTGTGGCACTGTGACGCCTCCACTGGGGTCTCTTCAGGCTCTGTGGCACTGACCAGGGAGTCTACCACACTTTCTAACCCTTCTGAGGACTTCTGCAGGGTGTCTGTGGCGTCCTGGAACCCTTCAGAGGATTCTATG harbors:
- the LOC123509172 gene encoding uncharacterized protein LOC123509172 isoform X3, giving the protein MEAFIIGLGEVKGGLEGAESQLRALPSLPQEQQLRVLKLVQGESQQLRSQLEEIRASSESLTSQGVLQQDRVDPELQDLARRCDTITHTLQPGPPSIDTPDNPSTPVAPSHTPAAPQDTPNTPGQDPIEFTIQEIHVAEVEFARGILENHTTLSPPSPPRATATTTTATVQDDTYTLGDTHRGAHSPGGPQRVSIQSSEVVQRMTLVASSENRLPEVQRAVRVTLISQPGSVEALGEVEEVEEEVEVEEEEEQVDKEEEASMHVEFVDLEKQEEMTGSKITTTTITTTTATTTTGPPPEKDEVEDYLREVSLMSDKVTALTAQARTPPPHPTARHRLEAVEGAVVAVEPDVATLISQGDTLTLETHMVDVQRAHNIRVAVNDLRAQWSALKGLVEESKTTTTTTTTTTTTTALLATIGQLREGVAATARVLGAPTLTSPTPYHNLKAQEEELKRVKEQLAELKPQVDEVEEERRRLSGGGVEEEAVRKAGDKLREEWAQVNRSQTDKHGRWVECSEKWMSLHKMVDEFSVWIGGAEERIRETAGRTDRQTLVEAKSTQKEMEKQVTLKHRPSQAVQALGREVVEGLPVEEGRKIQEKVDGLVKRWKALLVDLAARRERIAEEESGRQEEVEEEEKKKKKTTTKEEEDVEEVKMETKVEKQVFSTYSSPPPPPPC